From Bos mutus isolate GX-2022 chromosome 5, NWIPB_WYAK_1.1, whole genome shotgun sequence, one genomic window encodes:
- the ZCRB1 gene encoding zinc finger CCHC-type and RNA-binding motif-containing protein 1 isoform X3, whose product MKDKDTRRSKGVAFILFLDKDSAQNCTRAINNKQLFGRVIKASIAIDNGRAAEFIRRRNYFDKSKCYECGESGHLSYACPKNMLGEREPPKKKEKKKKKKIPEPEEEIEEVEESEDEGEDPALDSLSQAIAFQQAKIEEEQKKWKPSSGGPSTSDDSRRPRIKKSTYFSDEEELSD is encoded by the exons ATGAAAGATAAAGATACCAGAAGGAGTAAAGgggttgcatttattttatttttggataaaGACTCTGCACAAAACTGTACCCGGGCAATAAACAACAAACAG TTATTTGGTAGAGTGATAAAAGCAAGCATTGCTATTGACAATGGAAGAGCAGCTGAGTTCATCCGAAGACGAAACTACTTTGATAAATCTAAGTGTTATGAATGTGGG GAAAGTGGACACTTAAGTTATGCCTGTCCTAAAAATATGCTTGGAGAACGTGAACctccaaagaagaaagagaaaaagaaaaaaaagaaaattcctgagCCAGAAGAAGAAAT tgaagaagtagaagaaagtgaagatgaagggGAAGATCCTGCTCTTGACAGCCTCAGTCAGGCCATAGCTTTCCAG CAAGCCaaaattgaagaagaacaaaaaaaatggaaacccagTTCAGGAGGTCCTTCAACATCAGATGATTCAAGACGCCCAAGGATAAAGAAAAGCACATACTTCAGTGATGAGGAGGAACTtagtgattaa
- the ZCRB1 gene encoding zinc finger CCHC-type and RNA-binding motif-containing protein 1 isoform X2, whose product MTYIGVTIMKDKDTRRSKGVAFILFLDKDSAQNCTRAINNKQLFGRVIKASIAIDNGRAAEFIRRRNYFDKSKCYECGESGHLSYACPKNMLGEREPPKKKEKKKKKKIPEPEEEIEEVEESEDEGEDPALDSLSQAIAFQQAKIEEEQKKWKPSSGGPSTSDDSRRPRIKKSTYFSDEEELSD is encoded by the exons ATGACTTATATCGG GGTTACTATAATGAAAGATAAAGATACCAGAAGGAGTAAAGgggttgcatttattttatttttggataaaGACTCTGCACAAAACTGTACCCGGGCAATAAACAACAAACAG TTATTTGGTAGAGTGATAAAAGCAAGCATTGCTATTGACAATGGAAGAGCAGCTGAGTTCATCCGAAGACGAAACTACTTTGATAAATCTAAGTGTTATGAATGTGGG GAAAGTGGACACTTAAGTTATGCCTGTCCTAAAAATATGCTTGGAGAACGTGAACctccaaagaagaaagagaaaaagaaaaaaaagaaaattcctgagCCAGAAGAAGAAAT tgaagaagtagaagaaagtgaagatgaagggGAAGATCCTGCTCTTGACAGCCTCAGTCAGGCCATAGCTTTCCAG CAAGCCaaaattgaagaagaacaaaaaaaatggaaacccagTTCAGGAGGTCCTTCAACATCAGATGATTCAAGACGCCCAAGGATAAAGAAAAGCACATACTTCAGTGATGAGGAGGAACTtagtgattaa
- the ZCRB1 gene encoding zinc finger CCHC-type and RNA-binding motif-containing protein 1 isoform X1 has protein sequence MSGGLAPSKSTVYVSNLPFSLTNNDLYRIFSKYGKVVKVTIMKDKDTRRSKGVAFILFLDKDSAQNCTRAINNKQLFGRVIKASIAIDNGRAAEFIRRRNYFDKSKCYECGESGHLSYACPKNMLGEREPPKKKEKKKKKKIPEPEEEIEEVEESEDEGEDPALDSLSQAIAFQQAKIEEEQKKWKPSSGGPSTSDDSRRPRIKKSTYFSDEEELSD, from the exons atgAGTGGTGGATTGGCCCCAAGTAAAAGCACAGTGTATGTATCCAATCTGCCCTTTTCCCTGACCAACAATGACTTATATCGG ATATTTTCCAAGTATGGCAAAGTTGTAAA GGTTACTATAATGAAAGATAAAGATACCAGAAGGAGTAAAGgggttgcatttattttatttttggataaaGACTCTGCACAAAACTGTACCCGGGCAATAAACAACAAACAG TTATTTGGTAGAGTGATAAAAGCAAGCATTGCTATTGACAATGGAAGAGCAGCTGAGTTCATCCGAAGACGAAACTACTTTGATAAATCTAAGTGTTATGAATGTGGG GAAAGTGGACACTTAAGTTATGCCTGTCCTAAAAATATGCTTGGAGAACGTGAACctccaaagaagaaagagaaaaagaaaaaaaagaaaattcctgagCCAGAAGAAGAAAT tgaagaagtagaagaaagtgaagatgaagggGAAGATCCTGCTCTTGACAGCCTCAGTCAGGCCATAGCTTTCCAG CAAGCCaaaattgaagaagaacaaaaaaaatggaaacccagTTCAGGAGGTCCTTCAACATCAGATGATTCAAGACGCCCAAGGATAAAGAAAAGCACATACTTCAGTGATGAGGAGGAACTtagtgattaa